The genomic stretch GTGTATTAGGACCTCTCTTTTGTTGCCATTCTACGTTAAGTGAATAACTAAAGAATTATTCTCCCAATAATCTATGTATGAAATGTCCTTGATTGATTTCCAATTGTTGGTTTAATCTAATGTTTTAAATACTTTGTCAAACCAACAATGGTGAACCTTTGAATATTTGATTTCCCGGGAATGTTTGAGACCCACCTGGATTTTTCCCAGCGCTCCGATGGCGACTTCTGGAGGaagaatgactggtttggcgtACGTTCCTCCGATCTGTAAAACACAAGTGTTAGAAAAACATCACTGGTCCCCGGCTctcaaaatgttgactttttctcaaaatgatgatttTTTCCctcaaaattatgactttttctccaaatgttttttttcaaagaattctgactttaagaAATCTCCAAGAATTCTGAccctctccagaagggaagcagtcatcacatacagagactagttcctgagcagtgtccttcacatgctgatatcaagagagggagtcacacagtcacaagatggaggaacagaaagcagtattcaatgtttacttcagatcagCTCCaggtcagaaatgagcatgcttgatgtctctctccatagaggctgagtcatcatgttcatcacatagctatcatctgcctcaagcagtcctgatgctcttctgggtcctcacacatcctgtcatgttcacagctgcagttgatacctttgttagcatgctactctcatgttCACGAGGACACTCAGGATTCTCCCAACAACAGGGAACCCGTCAGATCTGCAGCAGGTTCTGCTTCTGGTTCTTGTACTCACCGATCCAATGTTGGACAGAGTGAAGGTTCCTCCGGTGAGCTCGTTGGTTCCCAGCTGTCCGGCGGTACCGAGCGCCTGCAGCCGGTTCAACTCCTGAGCGATCTCGAAGACGCTGAGCAGCTGCACGTTCTTCACGTTGGGAACCAGCAGACCCTGACTCGTGTCCATCGCCAGCCCGATGTTGTGAGACGCctgtaaatatataaatattaaaccTGATGTAAAACTGGAGCTAACAATaacgaataataaaaaaatgtattaaataaatataaaagggTGATAGAGCCAATAAAACAATATTTAGTAACACATGAATAAAAGATAAATACTACATAAATGATTAAGTATAGAGTATATACTAGAGTATATAATGACCCTGCTGCAGGAGCATGATAGATAGGAGTGGGTACCTTGTAGGTGATGTTCTGGCAGCCCTCGTCCAGCGACGCGTTGAGGACGGGGAAGTGAAGCAGGCCGAGGGAGGCAGCCTGCACCAATCAGAGCGCAGCGTTAGCACCAACACACACCACTTTAACCAATCAGCTTTGAGGAGAGGAGTACcttccaatccaactttatttatacagcacatttaaaaacaacagttgaccaaagtgctgtacatcgaTAAATATATGAAAAGCAGCTTAAATACATTCAGACAAAACCGATAGGACGAAAAACAAATGTCAAAGCACGAGACGATGAAACCGTACTTATAGCCACGGACTGAAAACTCTCGTACACGATGTAAAAACCCCAATGTAAAAGAAAAGACGGACAACTCTTATACATGTTGTGCAAAAGCATTATGGAAGCCAGAGTGAAGTCACCTTGATGAAGAAGGGCATGAAGCTGAGTCTGACGCCCCGACTCTCACACAGAGGCTTCAGCTCCTTCCTCAGCGCCGCCAGCCGGCTCAGCTCCACCTCGTCACAGTAGCCGAAGTGAGGGATCCGCAGCGCCGCCGTCATTGTGCGCACCATCGCACGGTGGAAACCTGGGAATACATTCATATAACGATATATAATTatgtacatttatatatacactcaagattcaaggcttttattgtaatgtgtacatagctacagtttagatatgacaatgaacatctgaggtcacaggctcctccaacacaacaacacagataaaatggagcaagtaaatacaataaaatagaatatagtagaaataaaataaatctattGTATGCACCATCACACATTGGATACCTgaaacagatatatatacacACCTTTATTTATATCAATTGTGTGCACCACCGCACAATGGAAACCTGGGAAATATGTTAGTAtacagcaggggtcggcaagtAAGTTTAGCCTTGGGCCAAAACATTTCTGAGCCACTAGATGGCGGGCCAGAACATAATCAAAGGCTGCAGTTATTATGACCCAGTGGAAAGCCCTTACCGGCTGGCCTCGTTAAATCAAAGAGGT from Pseudochaenichthys georgianus unplaced genomic scaffold, fPseGeo1.2 scaffold_1229_arrow_ctg1, whole genome shotgun sequence encodes the following:
- the dbt gene encoding lipoamide acyltransferase component of branched-chain alpha-keto acid dehydrogenase complex, mitochondrial, with translation IKLSEVVGTGRDGRILKEDILNFLAKQTGAIIPTTIFQEIQPPPPAVTAPPSPPAAKPALPIPAAIPRPVFTGKDVTEPLKGFHRAMVRTMTAALRIPHFGYCDEVELSRLAALRKELKPLCESRGVRLSFMPFFIKAASLGLLHFPVLNASLDEGCQNITYKASHNIGLAMDTSQGLLVPNVKNVQLLSVFEIAQELNRLQALGTAGQLGTNELTGGTFTLSNIGSIGGTYAKPVILPPEVAIGALGKIQVLPRFDAGGQVVPAHIMNVSWSADHRIIDGATMSRFSNLWKEYLENPATMVLDLK